The Comamonas sp. 26 DNA window GCTCGGACGCGACCATGCCGTTTTTGGCGATGACCGGGTGAAAGACGTCCAGATCAAAGTCATAAGCGGCCGCTGCGGCCTGCGCGGCGGCGGTTTGCGTAATGATGGGCGCTGCTTCAATGGCGGGCGATATGCCGAGCGCAGGCAGAGGCGTCGCTTCGTTGCTGGCTGTGCTGCTGCAGGCATTTAAACCGGCTAAAACGATGATCATGCTGGCCGCCAAGGCGGTGTTGCGCAATTGCATGCGTTATCTCCTGTGAGGGGTTGAGGCCAGTGTAAAGAAACGATCTTCTTTGGGCTGGCTATGTGCCTGAAAGTCAAGGCTGAAAAGCCTTTGATAGGGTACAGAAACTGTATACACTTTAAAGATCAAAGCGTTGCGCACATGCGTGAGCGTGCTTTGAATACACAGATGTTTGACACAACCAAGGGCAGTTGCAAACTGCCTGTGAGGAGATTTCCATGGGCCTGAGCACCCACGTTCTCGACACCATGAATGGCTGCCCTGCTGCAGGCATGGCCGTTGAACTGTTTTCTACCGATGGCAATACTGCCACTCTGGTCAAGAGCCTGGTTCTGAACCATGACGGCCGCACTGATGCGCCTCTGTTCGACAACAACACCATCAAGGTTGGCACTTACCGCTTGACCTTTGACGTGGCTGCCTACTTCAAGGCCCGCGGCGTGGAACT harbors:
- the uraH gene encoding hydroxyisourate hydrolase, translated to MGLSTHVLDTMNGCPAAGMAVELFSTDGNTATLVKSLVLNHDGRTDAPLFDNNTIKVGTYRLTFDVAAYFKARGVELPEPNFLGKVSLDFGVANPAQHYHVPLLVSPWSYSTYRGS